One Actinomadura viridis genomic region harbors:
- a CDS encoding SigE family RNA polymerase sigma factor has product MNAREVRGAEVTFEEFVNATAGRLLRTAVFLVYDRHLAEDLLQVAYERVARRWHRIAAQEPEAYARKVLVNLAVDEKRRRARRRDLPVGSPSDVERFAAGVPAGGPFPEGELDAVLRALPVKQRAVVVLRYWCDLTEQEIAETLGISRGTVKSHTARAMTALRLHMEEGRAHER; this is encoded by the coding sequence GTGAACGCCCGCGAGGTGCGCGGCGCGGAGGTCACGTTCGAGGAGTTCGTCAACGCCACCGCGGGCCGGCTGCTGCGGACCGCCGTCTTCCTCGTGTACGACCGCCATCTCGCCGAGGACCTGCTCCAGGTCGCCTACGAGCGGGTCGCCCGGCGCTGGCACCGGATCGCGGCGCAGGAGCCCGAGGCGTACGCCCGCAAGGTGCTGGTCAACCTGGCCGTCGACGAGAAGCGGCGGCGGGCCCGGCGCCGCGACCTGCCGGTGGGCTCGCCCTCCGACGTGGAACGGTTCGCCGCCGGGGTGCCCGCCGGCGGCCCGTTCCCCGAGGGGGAGCTGGACGCGGTGCTGCGCGCCCTGCCGGTCAAGCAGCGGGCGGTGGTGGTGCTGCGGTACTGGTGCGACCTGACCGAACAGGAGATCGCCGAAACCCTCGGCATCTCGCGGGGCACGGTGAAGAGCCACACCGCGCGGGCCATGACCGCCCTGCGCCTGCACATGGAGGAGGGCCGGGCCCATGAACGATGA
- the rdgB gene encoding RdgB/HAM1 family non-canonical purine NTP pyrophosphatase, with product MTTTIVLASRNQDKIVELNRILAGGPSPAAVDGIEVTGLAAFPDAPEVPETELTFEGNALLKARAIAAHTGLPAVADDSGLCVDALNGMPGVLSARWSGRFGAAAPDKDRANLDLLLDQLADVAPEHRGAHFVCAAALVVPGGAEHVVEGRMHGRVIGAPRGTGGFGYDPVFVPEDETRTSAELSPAEKDAISHRGRALRALAELLPGALGTVRPV from the coding sequence GTGACCACGACCATCGTTCTCGCCTCCCGCAACCAGGACAAGATCGTCGAACTGAACCGGATCCTCGCCGGCGGCCCGTCCCCGGCGGCCGTGGACGGGATCGAGGTGACCGGCCTGGCGGCGTTCCCCGACGCCCCCGAGGTTCCGGAGACGGAGCTGACCTTCGAGGGCAACGCGCTGCTCAAGGCGCGCGCGATCGCCGCCCACACGGGCCTGCCCGCCGTCGCCGACGACTCGGGCCTGTGCGTGGACGCCCTCAACGGCATGCCCGGCGTACTGTCGGCCCGCTGGTCGGGCCGTTTCGGCGCGGCGGCCCCCGACAAGGACAGGGCCAACCTCGACCTCCTCCTGGACCAGCTCGCCGACGTCGCTCCCGAGCACCGCGGGGCGCATTTCGTGTGCGCCGCCGCGCTGGTGGTCCCGGGCGGCGCCGAGCACGTGGTGGAGGGCCGGATGCACGGCCGCGTCATCGGGGCGCCGCGCGGCACCGGCGGCTTCGGCTACGACCCCGTCTTCGTGCCCGAGGACGAGACCCGTACCTCCGCCGAGCTGTCCCCGGCGGAGAAGGACGCGATCAGCCATCGCGGCCGGGCCCTGCGCGCCCTGGCCGAGCTGCTGCCCGGCGCGCTGGGCACCGTTCGCCCGGTCTGA
- a CDS encoding thioesterase family protein, with amino-acid sequence MSRFGDATAVERTAEGRYEADLDAGFSFAEAVNGGYLMAVLARAAVDASPHEHPVATAATFLRVAKPGRAEVLVETRKSGRTAATARVGLVQDGVPVVEALITTSTLDAGDEPDWVGEPPVPAVPPIEHCTSFGGVGDDRTRGFADQVDMRFDPATMGWLDGQPGGRPEMRAWFGLADPHEPDAYALALAVDALPPIVLNMGARGWAPTVEMTWHMRAVPAPGPLAVHGSGRLVTGGWFDEEVEVWDSAGRLVAQSRQLARVGRKS; translated from the coding sequence ATGAGCAGGTTCGGGGACGCGACGGCGGTCGAGCGGACCGCCGAGGGGCGGTACGAGGCCGACCTCGACGCCGGGTTCAGCTTCGCCGAGGCGGTCAACGGCGGCTACCTGATGGCCGTGCTGGCACGGGCCGCCGTGGACGCCTCGCCGCACGAGCACCCGGTGGCGACCGCCGCCACCTTCCTGCGCGTGGCCAAGCCGGGACGCGCCGAGGTCCTGGTGGAGACCCGCAAGTCCGGCCGCACCGCGGCCACCGCGCGGGTCGGCCTCGTCCAGGACGGCGTCCCCGTGGTGGAAGCGCTGATCACGACCAGCACCCTGGACGCCGGGGACGAGCCCGACTGGGTCGGGGAGCCGCCCGTGCCCGCGGTGCCGCCCATCGAACACTGCACGTCCTTCGGCGGCGTCGGCGACGATCGCACCCGCGGCTTCGCCGACCAGGTGGACATGCGCTTCGACCCGGCGACGATGGGCTGGCTGGACGGGCAGCCGGGCGGGCGCCCGGAGATGCGGGCGTGGTTCGGGCTCGCCGACCCCCACGAGCCGGACGCCTACGCGCTCGCCCTGGCCGTGGACGCGCTGCCCCCGATCGTGCTCAACATGGGCGCCCGCGGATGGGCCCCCACGGTCGAGATGACCTGGCACATGCGGGCGGTGCCCGCCCCCGGCCCGCTGGCCGTGCACGGCAGCGGCCGGCTGGTCACCGGCGGCTGGTTCGACGAGGAGGTCGAGGTGTGGGACTCGGCGGGACGCCTGGTCGCCCAGAGCCGCCAGCTCGCCCGGGTCGGCCGCAAGTCCTGA
- the murI gene encoding glutamate racemase → MSDAPIGIFDSGFGGLTVARAILDQLPNEPIVYLGDSARQPYGPRPIAQVRAFALEMLDQLVDEGVKMLVIACNSASSAMLRDARERYSVPVVEVIHPATRRAARATGNGRVGLIATRATVTSGAYEDAFTAAPHIELVSAACPRFVEYVESGVTMGGELLEDARGYLRPIVDAGCDTLILGCTHYPLLTGVISYVVGDGVTLVSSADETAKDVYRVLHDRGLARAEALPRPEHRFRATGDPAVFAALGRRFLGPEIGLVETAENKALTT, encoded by the coding sequence ATGTCAGACGCGCCGATCGGAATCTTCGACAGCGGGTTCGGGGGGCTCACGGTGGCCCGCGCGATCCTCGACCAGCTGCCGAACGAACCGATCGTCTACCTCGGCGACTCGGCGCGCCAGCCGTACGGTCCCCGGCCCATCGCGCAGGTCCGCGCGTTCGCCCTGGAGATGCTGGACCAGCTGGTCGACGAGGGCGTGAAGATGCTGGTCATCGCCTGTAACAGCGCCAGCTCGGCGATGCTGCGCGACGCCCGCGAGCGCTACTCCGTGCCCGTGGTCGAAGTGATCCACCCGGCCACCCGCCGGGCCGCCCGGGCCACTGGCAACGGCCGGGTCGGGCTGATCGCCACCCGGGCCACCGTGACGAGCGGCGCCTACGAGGACGCGTTCACCGCGGCCCCGCACATCGAGCTCGTCAGCGCCGCGTGCCCCCGTTTCGTGGAGTACGTGGAGTCAGGTGTGACGATGGGCGGGGAACTGCTGGAGGACGCCCGCGGCTACCTCCGCCCGATCGTGGACGCCGGGTGCGACACCCTCATCCTCGGCTGCACCCACTACCCATTGCTAACCGGCGTGATCTCGTATGTCGTCGGCGACGGAGTCACACTGGTCTCGAGTGCCGATGAAACCGCCAAGGACGTCTATCGGGTGCTGCACGACCGGGGGCTGGCCCGTGCGGAGGCTCTGCCGCGGCCCGAGCACCGCTTCCGCGCGACCGGGGACCCGGCCGTGTTCGCCGCGCTCGGCCGTCGCTTCCTCGGGCCGGAGATCGGTCTGGTGGAGACCGCGGAGAACAAGGCTCTGACCACCTGA
- the rph gene encoding ribonuclease PH, protein MARPDDRAPDQLRPVRFQRGWLDHAEGSVLIEFGGTRVLCAASVQDSVPRWRRDSGQGWVTAEYAMLPRATNTRNDRESVKGRLGGRTQEISRLIGRSVRACLDFKALGENTVQLDCDVLQADGGTRTAAITGAYVALADAVAWMRERGLCKGDPLIASVAAVSVGVIDGQPRLDLCYEEDVTAQTDMNVVCTGDGRFVEVQGTAEGAPFDRAELDALLELAAGGCAELTALQNEVLAR, encoded by the coding sequence ATGGCCCGTCCTGATGATCGCGCACCCGACCAGCTCCGCCCCGTCCGCTTCCAGCGCGGCTGGCTCGACCACGCGGAGGGCTCGGTGCTGATCGAGTTCGGGGGGACGCGGGTGCTGTGCGCCGCGTCCGTCCAGGACTCGGTGCCGCGCTGGCGGCGCGACAGCGGGCAGGGCTGGGTCACCGCCGAGTACGCGATGCTGCCCCGCGCCACCAACACCCGCAACGACCGAGAGTCGGTCAAGGGCCGGCTGGGCGGGCGCACCCAGGAGATCTCCCGGCTGATCGGCCGTTCCGTCCGGGCCTGCCTGGACTTCAAGGCCCTGGGCGAGAACACCGTGCAGCTCGACTGCGACGTGCTCCAGGCCGACGGCGGCACCCGCACCGCCGCGATCACCGGCGCCTACGTGGCGCTGGCCGACGCGGTCGCGTGGATGCGCGAGCGCGGCCTGTGCAAGGGCGACCCCCTCATCGCCTCGGTGGCCGCCGTCAGCGTCGGCGTCATCGACGGGCAGCCCCGGCTGGACCTCTGCTACGAAGAGGACGTCACCGCCCAGACCGACATGAACGTCGTGTGCACCGGCGACGGCCGGTTCGTCGAGGTGCAGGGCACCGCCGAGGGCGCCCCGTTCGACCGGGCCGAGCTGGACGCCCTGCTCGAACTGGCCGCCGGCGGCTGCGCCGAGCTGACCGCCCTGCAGAACGAGGTCCTGGCCCGGTGA
- a CDS encoding PLP-dependent cysteine synthase family protein: protein MRFDSLLDSLGRTPLVGLPRLSPSPEVRLWAKLEDRNPTGSVKDRPAFYMIDKAEKDGLLTPGCTILEPTSGNTGISLAMVAKLRGYQMVCVMPENTSAERRQLLEMWGARIISSPAAGGSNEAVRVAKRLAAENPDWVMLYQYGNEANALAHYELTGPELLEDLPGLTHFVAGLGTTGTLMGVGRYLRERVPDVKIVAAEPRYGELVYGLRNIDEGFIPELYDDSVLTTRFSVGSRDALRRIRELLEQEGIFAGVSTGGALHAALGMARKAVKAGERADIAFIVADGGWKYLSTGAYSGTLEEAEARLEGQLWA, encoded by the coding sequence ATGCGTTTCGACTCGCTGCTGGACTCGCTGGGCCGGACCCCGCTGGTCGGCCTGCCCCGGCTGTCGCCGAGCCCCGAGGTGCGGCTGTGGGCCAAGCTGGAGGACCGCAACCCGACCGGCTCGGTGAAGGACCGGCCCGCCTTCTACATGATCGACAAGGCGGAGAAGGACGGCCTGCTCACCCCGGGATGCACGATCCTGGAGCCCACCTCCGGCAACACCGGGATCTCGCTGGCCATGGTCGCCAAGCTGCGCGGCTACCAGATGGTGTGCGTGATGCCGGAGAACACGTCGGCCGAACGCCGCCAGCTGCTGGAGATGTGGGGCGCGCGGATCATCTCGTCCCCGGCGGCCGGCGGGTCCAACGAGGCCGTCCGGGTGGCCAAGCGGCTGGCCGCGGAGAACCCCGACTGGGTGATGCTCTACCAGTACGGCAACGAGGCCAACGCGCTGGCGCACTACGAGCTGACCGGGCCGGAGCTCCTGGAGGACCTGCCGGGCCTGACCCACTTCGTCGCCGGGCTGGGCACCACCGGGACGCTCATGGGCGTCGGCCGCTACCTGCGCGAGCGGGTTCCCGACGTCAAGATCGTCGCCGCCGAGCCGCGCTACGGCGAGCTGGTGTACGGGCTGCGCAACATCGATGAGGGGTTCATCCCCGAGCTGTACGACGACTCGGTGCTGACCACCCGGTTCTCGGTGGGGTCGCGGGACGCGCTGCGCCGTATCCGCGAGCTGCTGGAGCAGGAGGGCATCTTCGCCGGCGTCTCGACCGGAGGCGCCCTGCACGCCGCGCTCGGCATGGCGCGGAAGGCGGTCAAGGCCGGTGAACGGGCCGACATCGCGTTCATCGTGGCCGACGGAGGCTGGAAGTACCTGTCCACGGGCGCCTACTCCGGCACCCTGGAGGAGGCCGAGGCCCGCCTCGAAGGCCAGCTCTGGGCCTGA
- a CDS encoding MIP/aquaporin family protein — protein MNRYIAEGAGTALLVFLGVGGAVFGLAQLGAVGVALAFGLALLALAYAIGPVSGCHVNPAVTVGMLLARRITPVEAGVYIVAQVAGGIVGMGVIRLVTAAGGATMQVNGANGYGERINAAGAFLLEAILTFMLVLVYLMVTRRNEVYGFDGLAIGLTLALVTLVGITLTGTSVNPARSIGPAVFGGWTALSQVWLFIIAPLVGGALAALVPPLLREPETPTANEPPSEELW, from the coding sequence ATGAACAGATACATCGCCGAGGGGGCCGGAACCGCTCTGCTGGTGTTCCTCGGGGTCGGCGGCGCCGTCTTCGGGCTGGCGCAGCTCGGCGCGGTGGGCGTGGCGCTGGCGTTCGGGCTGGCGCTGCTGGCGCTCGCGTACGCGATCGGGCCGGTGTCGGGGTGCCATGTGAACCCCGCGGTCACCGTCGGCATGCTCCTGGCGCGGCGGATCACACCGGTCGAGGCGGGGGTCTACATCGTCGCGCAGGTCGCCGGCGGGATCGTCGGGATGGGGGTGATCCGGCTGGTCACGGCGGCGGGCGGGGCCACGATGCAGGTGAACGGGGCGAACGGCTACGGGGAGAGGATCAACGCGGCCGGGGCGTTCCTGCTGGAGGCGATCCTGACCTTCATGCTCGTGCTGGTGTACCTGATGGTGACGCGCCGCAACGAGGTCTACGGCTTCGACGGGCTCGCGATCGGGCTGACGCTGGCCCTGGTCACCCTGGTCGGGATCACGCTCACCGGCACGTCGGTCAACCCGGCCCGTTCGATCGGCCCGGCGGTGTTCGGCGGCTGGACGGCGCTGTCGCAGGTGTGGCTGTTCATCATCGCCCCGCTGGTCGGCGGGGCGCTGGCGGCGCTGGTCCCGCCGCTGCTGCGGGAACCCGAGACCCCCACGGCGAACGAACCGCCCAGCGAGGAACTCTGGTGA
- a CDS encoding MEDS domain-containing protein produces MSASFSHRVPPHGGADDRPAGAPPFPHRAVTRWASEFPGSPYSGLGRDDPGDQGAGASWFARRPVGAMRPGDHAWLAYSGTEERDRVIGTFVRDGLDNGEKVVYVTDTPPDLLPGMRRHGEPELLALMASRRLRVIPNRDACLDARGRFQPERMLETLARETGEAFGQGFRAVRLTTDHTWALNGPGRSGLARTLCCERLFADAISPSTMAMAVCQVARHSRPSGELAALRDTHEVLVEVDPEFDDGVLTLVRTFEPHGLRVEGELDSARHAVFADRLDQLIALRRPVHLDFSRLDFIDLGGINLLARHATAPHGTPALVLDGLPPDVEHVIELVGWHRLPGIARGRRRPATRQGALL; encoded by the coding sequence GTGAGCGCATCCTTTTCCCATCGCGTGCCTCCCCACGGCGGAGCGGACGACCGCCCCGCCGGGGCGCCGCCCTTCCCGCACCGGGCCGTCACGCGCTGGGCCTCCGAGTTCCCCGGGTCCCCGTACTCCGGGCTCGGCCGCGACGACCCCGGCGACCAGGGCGCGGGCGCGTCCTGGTTCGCGCGGCGGCCGGTCGGCGCGATGCGCCCCGGCGACCACGCCTGGCTGGCCTACTCCGGCACCGAGGAACGGGACCGGGTGATCGGCACGTTCGTCCGCGACGGCCTCGACAACGGCGAGAAGGTCGTCTACGTGACCGACACCCCGCCGGACCTGCTCCCGGGGATGCGGCGGCACGGCGAGCCGGAGTTGCTCGCCCTCATGGCGTCCCGACGGCTGCGGGTGATCCCGAACCGGGACGCCTGCCTGGACGCCCGCGGCCGGTTCCAGCCCGAGCGGATGCTGGAGACCCTCGCCCGCGAGACCGGTGAGGCGTTCGGCCAGGGATTCCGCGCCGTCCGGCTCACCACCGACCACACCTGGGCGCTGAACGGGCCGGGGCGGTCCGGCCTGGCCCGGACGCTGTGCTGCGAGCGCCTGTTCGCCGACGCGATCTCGCCGAGCACCATGGCGATGGCCGTCTGCCAGGTGGCCCGGCACTCCCGCCCCTCCGGGGAGCTCGCCGCGCTCCGGGACACCCATGAGGTGCTGGTCGAGGTCGACCCCGAGTTCGACGACGGCGTCCTCACGCTCGTCCGCACCTTCGAGCCGCACGGGCTGCGCGTCGAGGGCGAGCTCGACTCCGCCCGGCACGCGGTCTTCGCCGACCGGCTCGACCAGCTCATCGCCCTCCGCCGTCCGGTCCACCTCGACTTCTCCCGGCTGGACTTCATCGATCTGGGCGGCATCAACCTGCTGGCGCGGCACGCGACGGCCCCGCACGGCACCCCCGCCCTGGTGCTGGACGGCCTGCCGCCCGACGTGGAGCACGTCATCGAGCTGGTCGGCTGGCACCGGCTGCCGGGGATCGCCCGCGGGCGTCGCCGGCCGGCGACGCGCCAGGGCGCGCTCCTCTGA
- a CDS encoding MBL fold metallo-hydrolase, whose translation MRVTVIGCSGSFPGPESPASCYLIQAEGFSLLLDLGNGALGTLQRFQPLYEIDAICLSHLHADHCLDLCGYWVARTYCPDGPLPRIPVHGPADTPRRMARAYDLEPEPGMSGTFDFHTLRRGPYEIGPFRVTTALMPHPVEAFAFRIEYGGRVLAYSGDTGPSTELVELARGADLFLCEASFLDQPDLPGDLHLTAREAGEHAARAEVGRLVLTHLVPWNDAQRSLVEAKASGFDGDIELASVGLSFQL comes from the coding sequence GTGCGGGTCACTGTGATCGGCTGCTCCGGCAGCTTCCCGGGGCCGGAGAGCCCCGCGTCCTGCTATCTGATCCAGGCCGAGGGATTCTCCCTGCTGCTGGACCTGGGCAACGGAGCGCTCGGCACGCTGCAGCGCTTCCAGCCGCTGTACGAGATCGACGCGATCTGCCTGTCGCACCTGCACGCCGACCACTGCCTCGACCTCTGCGGGTACTGGGTGGCACGCACGTACTGTCCGGACGGCCCGCTGCCCAGGATCCCCGTGCACGGCCCCGCCGACACCCCCCGGCGGATGGCCCGGGCCTACGACCTGGAGCCCGAGCCGGGCATGTCGGGCACCTTCGACTTCCACACGCTGCGCCGCGGCCCGTACGAGATCGGGCCGTTCCGGGTGACGACGGCGCTGATGCCGCATCCGGTCGAGGCGTTCGCGTTCCGGATCGAGTACGGCGGCCGGGTGCTGGCCTACTCGGGCGACACCGGCCCGTCCACCGAGCTGGTCGAGCTGGCCCGGGGCGCCGACCTGTTCCTGTGCGAGGCGTCGTTCCTCGACCAGCCCGACCTGCCCGGCGACCTGCACCTCACCGCGCGGGAGGCGGGCGAGCACGCCGCCCGCGCCGAGGTCGGCCGGCTGGTGCTCACCCACCTGGTGCCGTGGAACGACGCCCAGCGGTCCCTGGTGGAGGCCAAGGCCAGCGGCTTCGACGGCGACATCGAACTCGCCTCCGTCGGCCTCTCCTTCCAGCTCTGA